One window of Phycisphaeraceae bacterium genomic DNA carries:
- the rplK gene encoding 50S ribosomal protein L11, which translates to MAKKEITKVFKIMAPGGQATPAPPLGPALGGAGVNPGQFVQQFNAATQNVKGKVVGCVVTVYSDRSFSFEIKSSPASVLIREKAKIDKGSGIPNKNKVGKLGRADLEAIAKEKMNDLNAGSIDAAVRIIEGQCRSMGVVVEA; encoded by the coding sequence ATGGCCAAGAAAGAAATCACAAAGGTTTTCAAGATCATGGCCCCCGGCGGCCAGGCGACGCCCGCGCCGCCCCTCGGCCCCGCGCTCGGTGGAGCGGGCGTGAACCCCGGACAGTTTGTCCAGCAGTTCAACGCCGCGACGCAGAACGTCAAGGGCAAGGTGGTCGGCTGTGTCGTGACGGTCTACTCGGATCGCTCGTTCTCGTTCGAGATCAAGAGCAGCCCCGCTTCGGTGCTGATCCGAGAGAAGGCGAAGATCGACAAGGGCTCCGGTATTCCCAACAAGAACAAGGTTGGGAAGCTCGGACGTGCCGATCTCGAGGCGATCGCGAAAGAGAAGATGAACGACCTGAACGCGGGGTCTATCGACGCCGCGGTCCGCATCATCGAGGGCCAGTGCCGCTCGATGGGCGTGGTGGTGGAGGCCTGA
- a CDS encoding glycosyltransferase, which produces MPDETPSRSLSPATRVALAHDWLCTWRGGEMVLARIASILEREAQPGTLYTMFDAGEPTGSPIDRWNRISSPLNGLPGAIRMRRWLMPLYPRAVGSLGKRLEADHANEPIDLLISTSSAAIKGLRSPLRTDGSRVPHLCYCHTPARYVWSPEVRGEYAGGGGLSAAALRAYGPLFRRWDRQTASNVTRFIANSSHTARLIERAYGRESTVIFPPVRTSFFTPDPFTMRSKSWLVVAALEPYKRVDLAIRAAGLAKRRLIVAGEGSMRARLEEIAREDAPGLVVFEGRVSDERLRELYRTAELLLFPQIEDFGIIACEAMACGMPVVARRAGGALDIVRDGVTGALFDEPTPEALIEATERVPRARQATSDSCEKFAARFAEDRFDRQMLEAIHTCLSEGS; this is translated from the coding sequence GTGCCCGACGAGACCCCATCCAGATCGCTCTCACCAGCGACACGCGTCGCGCTGGCGCACGACTGGTTGTGCACCTGGCGGGGCGGCGAGATGGTGCTCGCCCGGATCGCGTCGATCCTTGAGCGCGAGGCACAACCCGGCACTCTCTACACAATGTTTGATGCGGGAGAGCCGACCGGGTCACCGATCGACCGGTGGAATCGCATCTCCTCGCCCCTCAACGGGCTCCCCGGCGCGATCCGGATGCGCCGCTGGCTCATGCCGCTCTACCCCCGGGCTGTAGGGTCTCTCGGCAAACGGCTGGAGGCGGACCACGCCAACGAGCCGATCGACTTGCTGATCTCGACGAGTTCGGCCGCGATCAAGGGACTTCGATCACCTCTGAGAACGGACGGCTCACGGGTCCCCCACCTCTGCTACTGCCACACCCCTGCGCGGTACGTCTGGTCGCCGGAGGTGCGCGGGGAGTACGCGGGCGGGGGCGGGCTGAGCGCGGCCGCGCTCCGAGCATACGGGCCGCTCTTTCGTCGCTGGGATAGACAAACCGCCTCGAACGTCACGCGCTTCATCGCCAACTCGTCGCACACCGCAAGGTTGATCGAGCGAGCGTACGGGCGAGAGTCAACCGTCATCTTCCCGCCGGTGCGGACGTCCTTTTTCACGCCCGACCCCTTCACGATGCGATCGAAGTCGTGGCTTGTGGTCGCCGCCCTCGAACCCTACAAGCGTGTGGACCTGGCGATCCGAGCTGCGGGGCTTGCCAAGCGGCGTCTGATTGTCGCGGGCGAGGGGTCGATGCGTGCAAGACTTGAAGAGATCGCGCGGGAAGACGCGCCCGGTCTGGTGGTGTTCGAGGGACGGGTGAGCGACGAACGTCTCCGCGAACTCTATCGCACCGCAGAACTCCTGCTCTTCCCACAGATCGAGGACTTCGGGATCATCGCGTGCGAGGCCATGGCGTGCGGCATGCCGGTCGTCGCCAGACGCGCCGGCGGCGCGCTCGACATCGTGCGCGACGGCGTCACCGGAGCCCTCTTCGATGAACCGACGCCCGAGGCCCTGATCGAAGCGACGGAGCGCGTCCCCCGCGCACGCCAGGCCACGTCCGATTCCTGCGAAAAGTTCGCGGCACGCTTCGCCGAGGATCGCTTCGATCGCCAGATGCTCGAAGCCATTCACACGTGCCTCAGCGAGGGCTCTTGA
- the rplL gene encoding 50S ribosomal protein L7/L12, producing MSDTTTFDAKITKLGDELAGLTLKEAVDLGKYLKEAYGIEAASGGAVMVAAAGGGAAAAKEEQTSFDVILKGADAAKKIGVIKVVRELTGLGLAEAKAFVEAPGKPVKQGVTKEEAEKLKKQLEEAGATVALA from the coding sequence ATGTCTGACACAACAACTTTCGATGCCAAGATCACCAAGCTCGGCGACGAGCTCGCGGGCCTCACCCTCAAGGAGGCGGTCGATCTCGGCAAGTACCTGAAAGAGGCCTACGGCATCGAGGCCGCCTCGGGCGGAGCCGTGATGGTCGCTGCTGCCGGCGGCGGGGCTGCTGCCGCGAAGGAGGAGCAGACCTCTTTCGACGTCATCCTCAAGGGCGCCGATGCCGCCAAGAAGATCGGCGTCATCAAGGTCGTCCGCGAGCTCACCGGTCTCGGTCTGGCAGAGGCGAAGGCCTTCGTCGAGGCACCCGGCAAGCCCGTCAAGCAGGGCGTCACCAAGGAAGAGGCCGAGAAGCTCAAGAAGCAGCTCGAAGAGGCCGGGGCCACCGTCGCCCTCGCCTGA
- the rplJ gene encoding 50S ribosomal protein L10 gives MSKTIKQIMMRDYQNRLDGVEEAMVISIRGIKGTDTTRLRNNLRKSNIKVTVVQNSLARNNFKGTSLEPLNKFLTGSSALAYSTEQSVVNIARQIVDSLKDFPGIELKGAILDGLLFEGKAGVEELSKFPTREEAIAQNVTLVLSPARKLAAQIIGPGSGVAGLVKSIESKLEKGEAIAKAG, from the coding sequence ATGTCCAAGACCATCAAGCAGATCATGATGCGGGACTACCAGAACCGCCTCGACGGTGTCGAGGAGGCCATGGTGATCTCGATCCGCGGCATCAAGGGGACCGACACCACCCGCCTGCGGAACAATCTCCGGAAGAGCAACATCAAGGTGACGGTCGTCCAGAACTCCCTTGCCCGCAACAACTTCAAGGGCACCTCGCTGGAGCCGCTCAACAAGTTCCTCACGGGGTCGAGCGCCTTGGCATACTCGACCGAGCAGTCGGTCGTGAACATTGCGCGACAGATCGTCGACTCCCTCAAGGACTTCCCGGGGATCGAGCTCAAGGGCGCGATTCTCGACGGCCTGCTCTTCGAGGGGAAAGCCGGCGTTGAGGAACTCTCGAAGTTCCCGACTCGCGAAGAGGCGATCGCACAGAACGTCACGCTCGTGCTCAGCCCCGCTCGCAAGCTCGCGGCCCAGATCATTGGTCCCGGCAGCGGAGTCGCGGGACTTGTCAAGTCCATCGAATCGAAGCTGGAGAAGGGCGAAGCCATCGCCAAGGCCGGCTGA
- a CDS encoding amidohydrolase family protein, translating to MAAAESKQNVSARNPDANRLGLDYRAEAAKLGTPVVPIIDAHIHVNGGHAARVFKDVAVLYGIDRIVTQTRLAEAHAVRDVLGPMARFVAVPDYGSADRRTAMTSGYLADIERWRTEFDARLMKLWCAPRLRDLATGDDANDYVPLDSPWRIRQVELAQSLGMMVKVHIADPDTWFSTKYADASRYGTKRSQYEPLERMLDRFAGPWILAHMGGWPEDMAFLSDLLDRHPALNLDTSATKWMVRELSKHSRDEVVDFLSRYAGRILFGSDIVTTDEHLMPEKKAGVYSGELASSPEQAFELYASRYWALRTLWETDYNGPSPIADPDLAMVDPSRFTPTDAPLLRGKSLDPSMLRTLYAGAARRVFGSWLD from the coding sequence GTGGCCGCAGCAGAGAGCAAACAGAATGTGAGCGCACGCAACCCCGACGCCAATCGGCTCGGCTTGGATTATCGCGCCGAGGCGGCGAAGCTCGGCACGCCGGTTGTTCCGATCATCGATGCCCACATCCACGTGAACGGTGGGCACGCCGCTCGGGTCTTCAAGGATGTTGCGGTGCTCTACGGCATCGACCGGATCGTGACACAGACACGCCTGGCCGAGGCGCACGCGGTTCGCGATGTCCTCGGTCCGATGGCGCGGTTCGTTGCCGTTCCCGACTATGGATCCGCCGACCGGCGGACCGCCATGACCTCGGGATATCTCGCCGACATCGAACGCTGGAGAACGGAGTTTGATGCGCGGCTGATGAAGCTCTGGTGTGCGCCGCGCCTGCGAGATCTCGCGACGGGTGATGATGCCAACGACTACGTCCCGCTCGACTCGCCCTGGCGCATCCGTCAGGTCGAACTGGCCCAGTCGCTCGGCATGATGGTCAAGGTCCACATCGCTGATCCCGACACGTGGTTCAGCACCAAGTACGCCGACGCCTCGCGCTACGGCACCAAGCGCTCGCAGTATGAGCCGCTGGAGCGGATGCTCGATCGCTTCGCGGGTCCTTGGATCCTCGCACACATGGGGGGCTGGCCGGAAGACATGGCCTTTCTCTCTGATCTCTTGGACCGTCACCCGGCGTTGAATCTCGACACCTCTGCCACCAAGTGGATGGTCCGCGAGCTCTCGAAGCACTCGCGCGACGAGGTGGTTGACTTCCTCTCCCGCTACGCCGGTCGCATCCTCTTCGGCTCGGACATCGTCACGACAGACGAGCATCTCATGCCAGAGAAAAAGGCGGGCGTCTATTCGGGAGAACTGGCCAGTTCGCCCGAGCAGGCCTTCGAGCTCTACGCGAGCCGCTACTGGGCTCTGCGAACGCTCTGGGAGACCGATTACAACGGCCCCTCACCGATCGCGGATCCCGATCTTGCCATGGTTGATCCGTCACGCTTCACGCCGACAGATGCCCCCCTGCTGAGAGGCAAGTCGCTTGATCCGTCGATGCTCCGCACGCTCTACGCGGGAGCGGCTCGGCGCGTTTTCGGATCATGGCTCGACTGA
- the rpoB gene encoding DNA-directed RNA polymerase subunit beta → MASTKVRNFAKRGDAIDVPDLNQVQHDAYERFLQLARGPESRDIHMGLESLLREVFPIKSYDETMSLEYLHYVLEEARYTSDECRELRLTYGRPFRIAVRLKRENHPDLPEEDIYLGEFPIMMGGGEFIVNGAERVIVSQLHRSPGVDFSIVSSEADRPLHSARIIPERGSWIELEVTKKDVLAMRIDQSTKLAATTFLRCLDESISTTDALISLFYVVSDVKAENVRADHWAAASIIDTESGEEIVHVGRQIGEEGAAKIISSSLKTVRVVENPSDTLILNTIAEERLEQFEASTEYERALLKIYSKLRPGNPPQVEKARQLFQEKFFDENRYRLGRVGRFRINRKFDLNTPEDLMFITSEDFLRVVQYMLDLRSNRQDPETGRAAAAVDDIDHLGNRRLRTLDELAVEELRKGFLKLKRTVQERMSVKNPDEVAKIADLVNSKSISSAIDFFFGRSELSQVVDQTNPLSSLIHERRLSALGPGGLNRKRAGFEVRDVHISHYGRICPIETPEGTNIGLIASLGIYAMVDEYGFLRTAYRVAKGGRSTGENVYLRADEEMKTVLAPADALEPDGKLKKGMILARVNGELAEVDSSQVDYIDISPKQIVGISAALIPFLEHDDANRALMGSNMQRQAVPLIKVDPPCIATGLEKDIGKYSGMVVRAKNGGTVTYADAQRIIIDNSDEYVLRKFVGLNERTCLNQRPIVEPGQKVEKGQILADGASTRHGELAIGKNVLVAFNTFDGYNFEDAIVINERLVKDDVFTSIHIDSFDVEIRETKLGREEFTRDIPNVSEKMLRNLDESGIIRIGARVGPGDILVGKVSPKSKTELTPEEKLLHAIFGRAGEDVKNDSLEVPAGVEGVVIGARKFSRRQHMNESQKKQLKKDIEAYEQSMDDSAISLFKEMIDSINTAVGTETVDPMTRQKVGASDIREVILEQIKTFDIKWIKGSKETKADAERIHSQFWPRIQAVEKEKQRKVAQMKRGDELPNGVLEMVKVYLATKRHLSVGDKMAGRHGNKGVIARIVPEEEMPFMEDGTPVEILLNPLGVPSRMNVGQILELHLGWAARILGFQAVTPVFDGATENEVHDAVAEANKSVVDRLANYEKTGTFPHWREILAHMPKGGKIQLHDGRTGEPFTQRTAVGYMYMLKLHHLVDDKIHARATGPYSLITQQPLGGKARTGGQRFGEMEVWALEAYGAAYILQELLTVKSDDVEGRTKIYESMVKGYNKLEAGMPVAFDVLCNELKGLGMNVALEKKQLQGGSLL, encoded by the coding sequence ATGGCTTCGACGAAGGTGCGGAACTTCGCAAAGCGCGGCGATGCGATCGATGTGCCGGATCTCAACCAGGTCCAGCATGATGCATACGAGCGCTTTCTCCAGTTGGCGCGTGGCCCCGAGTCACGCGACATCCACATGGGGCTCGAGTCCCTCCTCAGGGAGGTCTTCCCCATTAAGTCGTACGACGAGACCATGTCTCTTGAGTACCTGCACTACGTTCTGGAGGAAGCCCGCTACACCTCCGACGAGTGCCGCGAACTCCGGCTGACATACGGGCGGCCCTTCCGCATCGCCGTCCGGCTGAAGCGCGAGAACCACCCCGATCTCCCCGAGGAAGACATCTACCTCGGCGAGTTCCCCATCATGATGGGCGGCGGCGAGTTCATCGTGAACGGTGCCGAGCGCGTCATCGTCAGCCAGCTCCACCGCTCCCCCGGTGTGGACTTCTCCATTGTCTCCAGCGAGGCCGATCGCCCACTGCACTCGGCCCGCATCATCCCCGAGCGCGGCTCGTGGATCGAGCTGGAGGTGACGAAGAAGGACGTCCTGGCGATGCGCATCGACCAGTCGACGAAGCTCGCGGCGACCACCTTCCTGCGATGCCTCGACGAGTCGATCTCAACCACCGACGCTCTGATCTCGCTCTTCTACGTCGTCAGCGACGTGAAGGCCGAGAACGTCCGCGCCGACCACTGGGCCGCGGCTTCGATCATCGACACCGAGTCCGGCGAAGAGATCGTCCACGTCGGGCGCCAGATCGGTGAAGAGGGTGCGGCGAAGATCATCTCTTCGTCCCTGAAGACGGTCCGCGTCGTTGAGAACCCCAGCGACACGCTCATCCTCAACACGATCGCCGAAGAGCGTCTCGAGCAGTTCGAGGCGTCCACCGAGTACGAGCGCGCGCTGCTCAAGATCTATTCGAAGCTCCGCCCCGGCAACCCGCCGCAGGTCGAGAAGGCGCGCCAGCTCTTCCAGGAGAAGTTCTTCGACGAGAACCGCTACCGGCTGGGTCGCGTCGGTCGCTTCCGCATCAACCGCAAGTTCGATCTGAACACCCCCGAGGACCTCATGTTCATCACGTCGGAGGACTTCCTCCGCGTGGTGCAGTACATGCTCGACCTCCGCTCGAATCGTCAGGATCCCGAGACCGGCCGCGCTGCCGCTGCCGTTGACGACATCGATCACCTGGGCAACCGGCGTCTGCGCACGCTGGACGAGCTCGCGGTCGAGGAACTCCGAAAGGGCTTCCTCAAGCTCAAGCGCACCGTTCAGGAGCGGATGAGCGTCAAGAACCCCGACGAGGTCGCGAAGATCGCCGATCTCGTGAACTCCAAGAGCATCTCCTCGGCTATCGATTTCTTCTTCGGCCGCTCCGAGCTCTCTCAGGTTGTTGACCAGACCAACCCGCTCTCGTCGCTCATCCACGAGCGCCGTCTGTCGGCGCTCGGACCCGGCGGTCTGAACCGCAAGCGGGCCGGCTTCGAGGTTCGCGACGTCCACATCTCGCACTACGGGCGCATCTGTCCGATCGAGACGCCCGAAGGCACCAACATCGGTCTCATCGCTTCGCTCGGCATCTACGCGATGGTCGACGAGTACGGGTTCCTCCGGACCGCGTACCGCGTCGCCAAGGGCGGCAGGTCCACCGGCGAGAATGTCTACCTCCGTGCCGACGAGGAGATGAAGACCGTCCTCGCTCCCGCCGACGCGCTGGAGCCGGACGGCAAGCTCAAGAAGGGCATGATCCTCGCCCGCGTGAACGGCGAACTCGCCGAGGTCGATTCCTCGCAGGTTGACTACATCGACATCTCGCCGAAGCAGATCGTCGGCATCTCCGCCGCGCTCATCCCCTTCCTCGAGCACGACGACGCCAACCGCGCGCTGATGGGTTCGAACATGCAGCGTCAGGCCGTGCCTCTCATCAAGGTCGATCCGCCCTGCATCGCGACGGGCCTTGAAAAGGACATCGGCAAGTATTCGGGCATGGTCGTTCGGGCCAAGAACGGCGGCACCGTCACATACGCCGATGCCCAGCGCATCATCATCGACAACTCCGACGAGTACGTCCTCCGCAAGTTCGTCGGCCTCAACGAGCGCACCTGCCTCAATCAACGTCCGATCGTCGAGCCAGGCCAGAAGGTCGAGAAGGGCCAGATCCTCGCAGACGGCGCGTCGACGAGGCACGGCGAGCTCGCGATCGGCAAGAACGTGCTCGTCGCGTTCAACACGTTCGACGGATACAACTTCGAGGACGCGATCGTTATCAACGAGCGTCTGGTCAAAGACGACGTCTTCACCTCGATCCACATCGACTCGTTCGACGTCGAGATCCGCGAAACGAAGCTGGGACGCGAGGAGTTCACCCGCGACATCCCGAACGTCTCCGAGAAGATGCTCCGCAACCTCGACGAGAGCGGCATCATCCGGATCGGCGCTCGCGTCGGACCCGGCGACATCCTCGTCGGAAAGGTCAGCCCCAAGAGCAAGACCGAGCTCACTCCTGAAGAGAAGCTCCTGCACGCGATCTTCGGTCGTGCGGGCGAGGACGTGAAGAACGACTCGCTGGAGGTTCCCGCGGGCGTCGAGGGCGTGGTGATCGGCGCGCGGAAGTTCTCGCGTCGTCAGCACATGAACGAGTCTCAGAAGAAGCAGCTCAAGAAGGACATCGAGGCCTACGAGCAGTCGATGGACGACAGCGCGATCTCCCTCTTCAAGGAGATGATCGACTCGATCAACACCGCTGTCGGCACCGAGACCGTCGATCCCATGACCCGCCAGAAGGTCGGCGCGTCCGACATCCGCGAGGTCATCCTCGAGCAGATCAAGACCTTCGACATCAAGTGGATCAAGGGCTCGAAGGAGACCAAGGCCGACGCCGAGCGCATCCACTCTCAGTTCTGGCCGCGCATCCAGGCGGTCGAGAAGGAGAAGCAGCGCAAGGTCGCCCAGATGAAGCGTGGCGACGAGCTGCCCAACGGCGTGCTCGAAATGGTGAAGGTCTATCTCGCCACCAAGCGTCACCTCTCCGTCGGCGACAAGATGGCCGGACGCCACGGCAACAAGGGCGTCATCGCGCGAATCGTCCCCGAGGAAGAGATGCCGTTCATGGAAGACGGCACGCCCGTCGAAATCCTCCTGAACCCGCTGGGCGTTCCCTCGCGAATGAACGTCGGCCAGATCCTCGAACTGCACCTCGGATGGGCCGCCCGAATCCTCGGGTTCCAGGCCGTCACACCCGTCTTCGACGGCGCGACGGAGAACGAGGTTCACGACGCAGTCGCCGAGGCCAACAAGAGCGTTGTCGATCGCCTCGCCAACTACGAGAAGACCGGCACGTTCCCCCATTGGCGCGAGATCCTCGCCCACATGCCCAAGGGCGGCAAGATCCAGCTCCACGACGGGCGCACCGGTGAGCCATTCACACAGCGCACCGCCGTCGGCTATATGTACATGCTCAAGCTCCACCACCTCGTGGATGACAAGATCCATGCACGTGCGACCGGTCCTTACTCGCTCATCACGCAGCAGCCGCTCGGCGGCAAGGCCCGCACCGGCGGCCAGCGTTTCGGCGAGATGGAAGTGTGGGCGCTCGAGGCCTACGGCGCCGCGTACATCCTCCAGGAACTCCTCACCGTCAAGTCCGACGATGTCGAGGGCCGCACCAAGATCTACGAGTCCATGGTCAAGGGTTACAACAAGCTCGAAGCGGGCATGCCCGTCGCCTTCGACGTTCTCTGCAACGAACTCAAGGGCCTCGGCATGAACGTCGCGCTGGAGAAGAAGCAGCTCCAGGGCGGGTCTCTGCTCTGA
- the rplA gene encoding 50S ribosomal protein L1: MPILSKRNKANAPLKPKQAMSAAEAVAALKKFKGPKFDQTVDVCIHLGVDTKQADQNLRGSVSLPNGIGKAKRVVAFCTSDVVPKAMAAGAIKAGGEDLVAEVEKGWMDFDVAVASPDMMRVISKLGRVLGPKGLMPSPKAGTVTPNITDAVKEYSAGKVEYRTDTAGNVHAVIGKMSFPEASLQQNLEAFISTIEKARPQTAKGTYIKKITISGTMTPGIQIKYVAAAAGEA; the protein is encoded by the coding sequence ATGCCAATCCTCAGCAAGCGAAACAAGGCCAACGCGCCGCTCAAGCCGAAGCAGGCCATGTCTGCCGCAGAAGCGGTTGCCGCCCTCAAGAAGTTCAAGGGCCCGAAGTTCGATCAGACGGTTGACGTCTGCATCCACCTCGGCGTCGACACCAAGCAGGCGGATCAGAACCTGCGCGGCTCCGTGTCGCTGCCCAACGGCATCGGCAAGGCCAAGCGCGTCGTCGCGTTCTGCACCTCCGACGTCGTTCCCAAGGCCATGGCCGCGGGCGCGATCAAGGCCGGCGGCGAGGATCTTGTCGCCGAGGTCGAGAAGGGGTGGATGGACTTTGACGTCGCCGTCGCCTCTCCCGACATGATGCGAGTGATCTCGAAGCTCGGACGCGTCCTCGGCCCGAAGGGGCTGATGCCCTCGCCGAAGGCGGGCACCGTCACGCCGAACATTACGGACGCCGTGAAGGAGTATTCGGCCGGTAAGGTCGAGTACCGCACGGACACGGCTGGCAATGTCCACGCCGTGATCGGCAAGATGTCGTTCCCCGAGGCGTCGCTGCAGCAGAACCTTGAGGCCTTCATCTCGACGATCGAGAAGGCCAGGCCGCAGACCGCCAAGGGCACCTATATCAAGAAGATCACGATCAGCGGCACCATGACGCCCGGTATCCAGATCAAGTATGTCGCCGCCGCCGCGGGCGAGGCCTGA